One stretch of Streptomyces agglomeratus DNA includes these proteins:
- a CDS encoding TadE family protein — protein MRRLLRRIGGRERDRGAAILEFAGFLPVLLLVAMACIQLGIVGYAASQAGTAARAAARTEAQEELRGQGTATGKAAMSDWLAERTDIFVDDGPTVTAQAVVSIPSVVPGMDDFGEIERSVTMPADKEEP, from the coding sequence GTGAGACGTCTACTGCGCCGGATCGGCGGGCGGGAACGCGACCGGGGCGCGGCCATCCTGGAGTTCGCCGGCTTCCTGCCCGTCCTGCTGCTGGTCGCGATGGCCTGCATCCAGCTCGGCATCGTCGGTTACGCCGCCTCCCAGGCCGGTACCGCGGCACGGGCGGCGGCGCGTACGGAGGCGCAGGAGGAGTTGCGGGGGCAGGGCACCGCGACCGGCAAGGCGGCGATGAGCGACTGGCTGGCCGAACGTACGGACATCTTCGTGGACGACGGCCCCACCGTCACCGCCCAGGCGGTGGTGTCCATCCCTTCGGTCGTCCCCGGCATGGACGATTTCGGCGAGATCGAGCGTTCCGTCACGATGCCCGCCGACAAGGAGGAACCGTAA
- a CDS encoding AAA family ATPase, whose translation MTTRILPAVGDPDAARAITTLLSQLPDAEPAGPVTDSTSLLDTLARLAGESLDELPEVVLVHERIGPVPALELIREVALRFPAVGVVLVTADTGPALFTAAMDSGARGLVGLPLGYEELAARVQGAASWSTGVRRHLGTGPDVFSGPGGTVVTVTGAKGGTGATVVAVQLALAAKASGRTVALVDLDLQSGDVASYLDVQFRRSIVDLAGIADISPRVLQDAVFSHPTGISLVLAPAEGERGEEVTDRVARQVVSALRNRYEVVVVDCGTQMNSANAAAVEMADQALLVVTPDVVAVRAAKRMVRMWDRLQIRKAEETTTVVNRHNRNTEIQPPLVERITGTKVARAAIPANFKELQAATDAGRMQDLDSRGTVKQALWALAGELGLVKPAAGAGGKGGGKLVRSDRGAVGFRGRGKDRDRGAVTVELAGMAPLIIFVMVAMWQAVLFGYTFSLAGNAADEGARAATAAATRGDDPVAACVAAAQERLPSSWLADADAPSCREEGNLWKAEVGLNTPVLFPGVGSFPWDVSGSAGAAMEGDGP comes from the coding sequence ATGACGACTCGTATCCTCCCGGCGGTCGGCGACCCTGACGCCGCCCGCGCCATCACCACCCTCCTCAGCCAGCTCCCCGACGCGGAACCGGCCGGGCCCGTCACCGATTCGACGTCGCTCCTCGACACCCTCGCGCGGCTGGCGGGCGAATCGCTCGACGAGCTGCCCGAGGTCGTCCTCGTGCATGAGCGCATCGGTCCCGTGCCCGCGCTGGAACTCATCCGCGAGGTCGCACTCCGCTTCCCGGCGGTCGGCGTCGTCCTCGTCACCGCCGACACCGGCCCGGCGCTCTTCACGGCCGCCATGGATTCCGGCGCACGCGGCCTGGTCGGGCTGCCGCTCGGTTACGAGGAACTGGCGGCCCGCGTGCAGGGCGCCGCCTCCTGGTCCACGGGCGTACGCCGCCACCTCGGCACCGGGCCCGATGTCTTCTCGGGGCCCGGCGGCACGGTGGTGACGGTGACCGGCGCGAAGGGCGGCACCGGGGCCACGGTCGTGGCCGTGCAGCTCGCACTCGCCGCGAAGGCGTCGGGGCGTACGGTCGCACTCGTCGACCTGGACCTCCAGTCGGGGGACGTGGCGTCGTACCTGGACGTCCAGTTCCGCCGCTCGATCGTCGACCTGGCCGGCATCGCGGACATCTCGCCGCGCGTACTCCAGGACGCCGTTTTCTCTCACCCCACCGGCATCAGCCTGGTCCTCGCACCGGCCGAGGGCGAGCGGGGCGAGGAGGTCACCGACCGGGTGGCGCGGCAGGTGGTGAGCGCGCTGCGCAACCGATACGAGGTCGTGGTCGTCGACTGCGGCACGCAGATGAACAGTGCCAACGCGGCGGCCGTCGAGATGGCCGACCAGGCGCTTCTCGTCGTCACGCCGGACGTGGTGGCGGTACGGGCCGCCAAGCGCATGGTGCGGATGTGGGACCGCCTCCAGATCCGCAAGGCGGAGGAGACGACCACCGTCGTCAACCGCCACAACCGGAACACGGAGATCCAGCCGCCGCTGGTGGAACGGATCACGGGCACGAAGGTGGCGCGGGCCGCGATCCCCGCCAACTTCAAGGAACTCCAGGCGGCCACGGACGCCGGCCGCATGCAGGACCTGGACAGCCGGGGCACGGTCAAGCAGGCCCTGTGGGCGCTGGCAGGCGAACTGGGCCTGGTGAAACCGGCGGCGGGCGCGGGAGGCAAGGGCGGCGGGAAGCTCGTGCGGAGCGACCGGGGGGCGGTCGGTTTCCGAGGGAGAGGCAAAGACCGCGACCGGGGCGCGGTCACGGTCGAGCTCGCGGGAATGGCGCCTCTGATCATCTTCGTGATGGTCGCGATGTGGCAGGCGGTCCTGTTCGGCTACACGTTCTCGCTGGCGGGCAACGCGGCGGACGAGGGCGCTCGGGCGGCCACGGCGGCGGCCACGAGGGGTGACGACCCGGTGGCGGCATGCGTGGCCGCCGCGCAGGAGCGTCTGCCGTCGTCGTGGCTGGCGGACGCCGATGCTCCCTCCTGCCGCGAGGAAGGCAACCTGTGGAAGGCCGAGGTCGGCCTCAACACCCCGGTGCTCTTCCCCGGAGTCGGCAGCTTTCCGTGGGACGTGTCGGGCAGTGCGGGCGCCGCGATGGAAGGGGACGGGCCGTGA
- the cpaB gene encoding Flp pilus assembly protein CpaB, protein MNSRQRRGVILLLLSVLCAFGAFAGVLSVISDVNSKVGPEVSAYRLKDDVAPYKQLDAGQFEKISMPKRWLSANAVTDISEVRGKIAVTQLQRGSLLQSDMIVKKPELGSGEQEIAIMIDAATGVAGKINPGSRVNIYATFEGEDEGQPNKSQVIVSGARVLDVGKITALEPGKNDRSRRATDAVPITFALNTLDAQRVAYAESFAEHVRLALVADGSDTTISPRDREYTLDGDK, encoded by the coding sequence ATGAACTCACGTCAGCGCCGCGGCGTCATTCTGCTGCTCCTGTCGGTTCTCTGCGCCTTCGGGGCGTTCGCCGGCGTGCTCTCGGTGATCAGCGATGTGAACTCCAAGGTGGGCCCCGAAGTCTCGGCGTACCGGCTGAAGGACGACGTAGCGCCGTACAAGCAGCTCGACGCGGGGCAGTTCGAGAAGATCTCGATGCCGAAGCGGTGGCTTTCGGCCAATGCCGTGACCGACATCTCGGAGGTACGCGGAAAGATCGCGGTGACCCAGCTCCAGAGAGGTTCCCTCCTTCAGAGCGACATGATCGTGAAGAAACCCGAGCTGGGCTCCGGGGAGCAGGAGATCGCGATCATGATCGACGCGGCCACCGGTGTCGCGGGCAAGATCAACCCCGGTTCGCGGGTGAATATCTACGCGACCTTCGAGGGAGAGGACGAGGGGCAGCCGAACAAGTCGCAGGTCATCGTCTCCGGTGCCCGCGTGCTCGACGTAGGCAAGATCACCGCCCTGGAGCCGGGCAAGAACGACCGCAGCCGCCGGGCCACCGACGCCGTACCGATCACGTTCGCCCTGAACACACTCGATGCCCAGCGCGTGGCGTACGCGGAGTCCTTCGCCGAGCATGTGCGCCTGGCCCTCGTGGCCGACGGCAGCGACACGACCATCTCGCCGCGCGACCGCGAGTACACCCTCGACGGGGACAAGTGA
- a CDS encoding VOC family protein, with translation MAARIDLTLDCTDAQLLAAFWKAALGYIDEPPPAPFKTREEWLAQFDLPEDDSADDGAWLCDPEGVGPRLSILKVPEPKTAKNRLHIDVRVPGHGTADARWERIRAEAERLVKAGGTVLEEFEGHHVVMADPEGNEFCVAAASA, from the coding sequence ATGGCAGCCAGAATCGATCTGACCCTTGATTGCACGGACGCGCAGCTCCTGGCCGCGTTCTGGAAGGCGGCGCTGGGATACATCGACGAGCCGCCGCCCGCTCCCTTCAAGACTCGGGAGGAGTGGCTCGCGCAGTTCGACCTCCCGGAGGACGACTCCGCGGACGACGGTGCTTGGCTCTGCGATCCCGAGGGGGTGGGGCCCCGGCTGTCCATTCTCAAGGTTCCCGAACCCAAGACGGCGAAGAACCGGCTGCACATCGACGTCCGGGTGCCGGGTCACGGCACCGCCGATGCGCGGTGGGAACGGATCAGGGCAGAGGCCGAGCGACTGGTGAAAGCGGGTGGGACCGTCCTGGAGGAGTTCGAGGGGCACCACGTGGTGATGGCCGACCCGGAGGGCAACGAGTTCTGCGTCGCCGCGGCCTCGGCCTGA
- a CDS encoding chitinase, which translates to MTAAALITATLAAPAAQAADLNVAKNAGFESGLSNWTCSAGSGATVSSPVHGGAAALKATPGGQDNARCSQTVTVKPGATYTLSAWVQGGYAYLGASGTGTTDVSTWTPDSSGWKQLTTSFKAGPSTTSVTVYTHGWYGQSAYYVDDVSVFGPDGGGGTDPEPGIPAAPAELTVGATTSSSVALSWSSVSGATGYNVYRGGTKVQSVTGTSATVSGLAADTAYDFQVTATNSAGESPKSAAVSGRTAPGGGTGPGPAVPKHALTGYWQNFSNGATVQKLRDVQAQYDIIAVSFADSTATPGQIVFNLDPAVGYASVADFKADIAAKKAAGKSVIISVGGEKGNVTINSDASATAFANSAHALMQEYGFNGVDIDLEHGINSTYLSKALRQLSAKAGSGLVLTMAPQTIDMQNTGTEYFKTALAVKDILTVVNMQFYNSGSMLGCDGKVYSQGSVDFLTALACIQLEGGLAPSQVGLGVPASTRGAGSGYVSPSIVNAALDCLTRGTNCGSFKPAKTYPGLRGAMTWSTNWDATAGNAWSNAVGPHVHNLP; encoded by the coding sequence CTGACCGCCGCCGCCCTCATCACCGCCACCCTCGCCGCACCCGCCGCGCAGGCGGCCGACCTGAACGTGGCCAAGAACGCCGGCTTCGAGTCCGGGCTCAGCAACTGGACCTGCTCCGCCGGCAGCGGCGCCACCGTCTCTTCCCCCGTGCACGGTGGCGCCGCCGCCCTCAAGGCCACCCCCGGCGGCCAGGACAACGCCCGGTGTTCGCAGACCGTCACCGTCAAGCCCGGCGCGACGTACACCCTCAGCGCCTGGGTCCAGGGCGGGTACGCCTACCTCGGCGCCAGCGGTACCGGGACCACCGACGTCTCCACCTGGACGCCCGACTCGTCCGGCTGGAAGCAGCTCACCACCAGCTTCAAGGCCGGCCCCTCCACCACCTCCGTGACCGTCTACACACACGGCTGGTACGGCCAGAGCGCCTACTACGTCGACGACGTCTCCGTCTTCGGCCCCGACGGCGGCGGGGGCACCGACCCCGAGCCGGGCATCCCGGCCGCCCCCGCCGAGCTCACGGTCGGCGCCACGACCTCCTCCTCCGTCGCCCTCTCCTGGTCCAGCGTCAGCGGCGCCACCGGCTACAACGTCTACCGCGGCGGTACGAAGGTCCAGTCCGTCACGGGGACCTCCGCGACCGTCTCCGGGCTGGCCGCGGACACGGCGTACGACTTCCAGGTCACCGCGACGAACTCCGCCGGCGAGTCCCCCAAGTCGGCCGCCGTCAGCGGCCGGACCGCTCCCGGCGGCGGCACAGGCCCCGGGCCCGCCGTGCCCAAGCACGCGCTGACCGGTTACTGGCAGAACTTCAGCAACGGCGCCACCGTCCAGAAGCTCCGTGACGTACAGGCGCAGTACGACATCATCGCCGTCTCCTTCGCCGACTCGACCGCCACGCCCGGTCAGATCGTCTTCAACCTCGACCCGGCCGTGGGGTACGCGAGCGTCGCCGACTTCAAGGCCGACATCGCGGCGAAGAAGGCCGCCGGGAAGTCGGTGATCATCTCGGTGGGCGGCGAGAAGGGCAACGTCACGATCAACAGTGACGCGTCCGCGACCGCCTTCGCCAACAGCGCGCACGCGCTCATGCAGGAGTACGGGTTCAACGGCGTCGACATCGACCTCGAACACGGGATCAACTCGACGTACCTGAGCAAGGCGCTGCGCCAGCTCTCCGCCAAGGCGGGCTCCGGGCTCGTCCTCACCATGGCGCCGCAGACCATCGACATGCAGAACACCGGGACCGAGTACTTCAAGACGGCGCTCGCCGTGAAGGACATCCTGACCGTCGTCAACATGCAGTTCTACAACAGCGGCTCGATGCTCGGCTGCGACGGCAAGGTCTACTCGCAGGGGTCCGTCGACTTCCTCACGGCTCTCGCCTGCATCCAGCTGGAAGGCGGGCTCGCGCCGAGCCAGGTCGGCCTCGGCGTGCCAGCGTCCACGCGGGGCGCGGGCAGCGGGTACGTCTCGCCGTCGATCGTGAACGCCGCCCTGGACTGCCTGACCCGCGGCACCAACTGCGGCTCCTTCAAGCCCGCCAAGACCTACCCCGGTCTGCGCGGCGCGATGACCTGGTCGACGAACTGGGACGCGACGGCCGGCAACGCCTGGTCCAACGCGGTGGGACCGCACGTGCACAACCTGCCGTAA
- a CDS encoding Nramp family divalent metal transporter, translating into MAETTESGSGTGKALSPPRKSSWKYIGPGIVVAATGVGAGDLVATLIAGSKFGYTLMWAAVIGCVVKISLAEAAGRWHLATGRTLFEGWRSLGQWTTVYFAIYVVIWGFVYGATAMSSSALPVVALFPDGPGLKTWAIIMGLIGLVFVWFNQYAVFEKVMTVLIGVMFVVVVYVALRVGPDVGASFAGLLPVLPDGSLLYTLGLIGGVGGTITMAAYGYWVNAKGWTNTGWMKVMRLDNRVAYITTGIFVVAMLIVGAELLHSSQLALTKGDRGLIDLGKILEDRYGTVTAKLFLVGFFATSFSSLIGVWHGVSLMFADFVERLQRDRKGAPVDEGTVEEVAAGVKERSLPFRAYLLWLTFPPMALLWLDQPFGLVVVYGVLGAFFMPFLALTLVWLLNSSRTPAEWRNGLLSNTMLVAAGLLFIVLCVQQVREIPW; encoded by the coding sequence ATGGCAGAGACGACAGAGAGCGGCAGCGGCACGGGGAAGGCACTCTCCCCGCCGCGCAAGTCCAGTTGGAAGTACATCGGCCCCGGCATCGTCGTCGCCGCGACCGGCGTCGGAGCCGGCGACCTCGTCGCGACGCTGATCGCGGGCAGCAAGTTCGGTTACACGCTGATGTGGGCGGCCGTCATCGGCTGCGTCGTCAAGATCTCGCTGGCCGAAGCCGCCGGCCGCTGGCACCTCGCCACCGGCCGCACCCTCTTCGAGGGCTGGCGCAGTCTCGGGCAGTGGACCACCGTCTACTTCGCCATCTACGTCGTGATCTGGGGCTTCGTGTACGGGGCGACCGCCATGTCGTCCTCCGCCCTCCCGGTCGTCGCGCTCTTCCCGGACGGGCCGGGCCTCAAAACCTGGGCCATCATCATGGGCCTGATCGGGCTGGTCTTCGTCTGGTTCAACCAGTACGCAGTCTTCGAGAAGGTCATGACGGTCCTGATCGGCGTCATGTTCGTGGTCGTCGTGTACGTCGCGCTCCGCGTCGGCCCCGACGTCGGCGCGTCCTTCGCCGGCCTGCTCCCCGTACTCCCGGACGGCTCGCTGCTCTACACCCTCGGCCTGATCGGCGGCGTCGGCGGCACGATCACCATGGCGGCGTACGGCTACTGGGTGAACGCCAAGGGCTGGACCAACACGGGCTGGATGAAGGTGATGCGCCTCGACAACCGCGTCGCGTACATCACCACCGGCATCTTCGTCGTCGCGATGCTGATCGTCGGCGCCGAGCTGCTGCACTCCTCCCAGCTCGCCCTCACCAAGGGCGACCGCGGCCTGATCGACCTCGGCAAGATCCTGGAGGACCGCTACGGCACCGTCACCGCGAAGCTCTTCCTCGTCGGATTCTTCGCCACGTCCTTCTCGTCCCTCATCGGTGTGTGGCACGGCGTGAGCCTGATGTTCGCCGACTTCGTCGAACGCCTCCAGCGCGACCGCAAGGGCGCCCCGGTCGACGAGGGCACGGTGGAGGAGGTCGCGGCCGGGGTGAAGGAACGCTCGCTGCCGTTCCGGGCGTACCTGCTGTGGCTGACGTTCCCGCCGATGGCACTGCTGTGGCTGGACCAGCCGTTCGGCCTGGTGGTGGTGTACGGCGTGCTCGGCGCGTTCTTCATGCCGTTCCTGGCGCTGACGCTGGTGTGGCTGCTCAACTCCTCCCGTACGCCCGCCGAATGGCGAAACGGCCTGCTGAGCAACACGATGCTGGTGGCGGCGGGGCTGCTGTTCATCGTGCTGTGCGTACAGCAGGTGCGCGAGATCCCCTGGTAG
- a CDS encoding M14 family metallopeptidase, with amino-acid sequence MRLRIRGRGSAKSATLAGLAALVALAVAAPLTATASPAGPDTDRAPAAATEEVIRQYEIHGPASAAARTAVAATGVSVDEADDHSVVVSANAAQLKRLKALGYAPKALPGPPARSNGLAVEPLDFPPADSRYHNYAEMNAEINQRLQQYPNLMSKRVIGKSYQGRDLIAIKISDNVATDENEPEVLFTHHQHAREHLTVEMALYLLRELGAGYGSDSRITNVVNNREIWIVPDLNPDGGEYDIASGSYRSWRKNRQPNSGSSYVGTDMNRNWDYKWGCCGGSSGSFSSETYRGRAPESAPEVKVVADFVRSRIVGGKQQIKAGIDFHTYSELVLWPFGYTNADTAPGMTQDDRNAFAAVGQKMAASNGYTPEQSSDLYITDGSIDDWLWGNQKIFGYTFEMYPSGFGGGGFYPPDEVIERETSRNRDAVLQLLENADCMYRSIGKEQQYCAA; translated from the coding sequence ATGCGACTTCGCATACGCGGAAGAGGGTCCGCCAAGTCCGCCACCCTCGCGGGCCTCGCGGCCCTCGTGGCACTCGCCGTGGCGGCGCCACTCACCGCGACCGCCAGCCCGGCCGGGCCGGACACCGACCGGGCCCCCGCCGCCGCGACGGAAGAAGTGATCAGGCAGTACGAGATCCACGGTCCCGCCTCCGCCGCCGCCCGTACCGCCGTGGCGGCCACCGGCGTGTCGGTGGACGAGGCCGACGACCACTCGGTCGTCGTCAGCGCCAACGCCGCGCAGCTCAAGCGGCTCAAGGCGCTCGGATACGCGCCCAAGGCGCTGCCGGGGCCACCGGCCCGCTCCAACGGGCTGGCCGTCGAGCCGCTGGACTTCCCGCCGGCCGACTCGCGCTACCACAACTACGCCGAGATGAACGCGGAGATCAACCAGCGCCTCCAGCAGTACCCGAACCTCATGAGCAAGCGCGTGATCGGCAAGTCGTACCAGGGCCGCGACCTCATCGCCATCAAGATCAGCGACAACGTGGCGACCGACGAGAACGAGCCCGAGGTCCTCTTCACCCACCACCAGCACGCCCGTGAGCACCTGACCGTCGAGATGGCGCTCTACCTGCTGCGCGAGCTGGGCGCCGGTTACGGCTCGGACTCCCGGATCACCAACGTCGTGAACAACCGCGAGATCTGGATCGTGCCGGACCTCAACCCGGACGGCGGCGAGTACGACATCGCCTCCGGCTCGTACCGCAGCTGGCGCAAGAACCGGCAGCCCAACTCCGGTTCGTCGTACGTCGGTACGGACATGAACCGCAACTGGGACTACAAGTGGGGCTGCTGCGGCGGTTCCTCCGGGTCGTTCAGCTCCGAGACGTACCGGGGCCGGGCCCCCGAGTCCGCGCCCGAGGTGAAGGTCGTCGCCGACTTCGTCCGCTCGCGGATCGTCGGCGGCAAGCAGCAGATCAAGGCCGGCATCGACTTCCACACGTACAGCGAGCTGGTGCTCTGGCCGTTCGGCTACACGAACGCGGACACGGCGCCCGGCATGACGCAGGACGACCGCAACGCCTTCGCCGCCGTCGGCCAGAAGATGGCCGCGAGCAACGGCTACACCCCGGAGCAGTCGAGCGACCTCTACATCACGGACGGGTCGATCGACGACTGGCTGTGGGGCAACCAGAAGATCTTCGGGTACACCTTCGAGATGTACCCGAGCGGCTTCGGCGGCGGCGGTTTCTACCCGCCCGACGAGGTGATCGAGCGCGAGACGAGCCGCAACCGGGACGCGGTGCTGCAACTGCTGGAGAACGCCGACTGCATGTACCGGTCGATCGGCAAGGAGCAGCAGTACTGCGCCGCCTAG